The Archocentrus centrarchus isolate MPI-CPG fArcCen1 chromosome 12, fArcCen1, whole genome shotgun sequence genome includes a window with the following:
- the dnajc21 gene encoding dnaJ homolog subfamily C member 21 isoform X2 produces the protein MSTNELCGLHLCLLPGSSIFNVLFPPTTEDKNLDNAEEAAEQFKLIQAAYDVLSDPQERAWYDNHREALLKGGLSGDYEDDSIDLLQYFTVTCYSGYGDDEKGFYTVYRNLFESIVKEELEHSKVEDEEEEEEFPPFGDSQSDYDTVVHVFYGYWQSFCTRKNFAWKEEYDTRQASNRWEKRAMEKENKKTREKARKERNDLVRQLVAFVRKRDRRVQAHRKLVEEQNAEKIKKVEELRRQQKLKQAKLAEEYKEQSWAAMSELEKELQQMEAQYGKEFGDASESEEEELEKNSEEGGEAEQLDGDELTIDDYDDLYCPACDKSFKSDKAMKNHEKSKKHREMVALLRQQLEEEDDALGLNLDGKEGSENENEGEEEEEEEEEKPRQKLSKKQKRKRKQQKTVPQSAPGEEDKEEPTLTTCEEEASKKSADRTEPEKQDDLSPTEGKSTGKTKGKKGGGKDKPKNVKLHTDQFPEKEVNLCCVTCNNEFPTRNKLFDHLKSSGHATALTGNASHSSMSKSKKDKKKNR, from the exons ATGTCCACGAACGAGCTTTGTGGTCTTCATCTTtgcctcctgcctggcagctccatattcaacgtACTTTTCCCACCGACCACAGAAG ATAAAAACTTGGACAATGCAGAGGAAGCAGCGGAGCAGTTCAAGTTGATTCAGGCAGCTTATGACGTCCTGAGTGACCCACAGGAGAGAGCCTG GTATGACAATCACAGGGAGGCTTTGCTGAAAGGAGGGCTGAGTGGGGATTATGAAGATGACAGCATTGACCTGCTGCAGTACTTCACTGTCACCTGCTACTCCGGTTACGGAGATGACGAGAAG GGCTTTTACACCGTTTACAGGAATCTTTTTGAGTCCATTGTTAAGGAGGAGTTGGAGCACAGCAAGGTggaagatgaggaagaggaagaggagtttCCTCCCTTCGGAGACTCGCAGAGTGATTACGATACT GTAGTGCATGTGTTTTATGGCTACTGGCAGAGCTTCTGCACTCGTAAAAACTTTGCTTGGAAGGAGGAGTATGATACAAGGCAGGCCTCCAACCGCTGGGAGAAGAGGGCCATGGAGAAGGAGAACAAAAAGACTAGAGAAAAGGCTCGAAAGGAGCGCAACGATCTGGTGCGACAACTGGTGGCCTTTGTCCGTAAGCGCGACCGCCGCGTGCAAGCCCACAGGAAGCTGGTGGAGGAACAGAACGCCGAGAAGATTAAGAAGGTCGAGGAGCTGAGACGGCAGCAGAAGCTCAAACAAGCCAA ACTGGCAGAGGAGTACAAGGAGCAGAGCTGGGCGGCCATGTCTGAACTTGagaaggagctgcagcagatggAAGCTCAGTACGGGAAAGAGTTTGGAGATGCATCGGAAAGtgaagaggaggagctggagaagaACAGTGAAGAAGGAGGAG AAGCAGAGCAGCTGGATGGAGACGAGTTGACGATTGACGATTACGATGATCTGTACTGCCCAGCATGTGATAAATCCTTCAAGTCAGATAAAGC TATGAAAAACCATGAAAAGTCTAAAAAGCATCGGGAGATGGTGGCCTTGCTGAGGCAACAGCTGGAGGAAGAAGACGATGCACTTGGTTTGAACCTGGATGGAAAGGAGGGAAGCGAGAATGAAAATGaaggggaagaggaggaagaggaagaagaggaaaagccAAGGCAAAA gctgtccaaaaaacaaaagaggaaaagaaaacagcagaaaacgGTCCCC CAAAGTGCTCCAGGGGAGGAAGACAAGGAAGAACCAACACTGACCacctgtgaggaggaagcctcCAAGAAGTCAGCAGACCGCACAGAGCCTGAGAAGCAGGATGATCTGTCTCCCACAGAGGGCAAGAG CACTGGAAAGACAAAGGGAAAGAAGGGAGGAGGAAAAGACAAACCAAAGAATGTCAAGCTGCACACAGACCAGTTTCCTGAG AAGGAAGTAAATCTCTGCTGTGTTACCTGCAACAACGAGTTCCCCACAAGAAACAAACTGTTTGACCATCTGAAGTCCAGCGGCCACGCTACAGCCCTCACCGGAAATGCTTCTCACAGTTCCAtgagcaaaagcaaaaaagacaagaagaagaacagaTAA
- the dnajc21 gene encoding dnaJ homolog subfamily C member 21 isoform X1, translated as MKCHYEVLGVKRDAGDEDLKKAYRKLALKWHPDKNLDNAEEAAEQFKLIQAAYDVLSDPQERAWYDNHREALLKGGLSGDYEDDSIDLLQYFTVTCYSGYGDDEKGFYTVYRNLFESIVKEELEHSKVEDEEEEEEFPPFGDSQSDYDTVVHVFYGYWQSFCTRKNFAWKEEYDTRQASNRWEKRAMEKENKKTREKARKERNDLVRQLVAFVRKRDRRVQAHRKLVEEQNAEKIKKVEELRRQQKLKQAKLAEEYKEQSWAAMSELEKELQQMEAQYGKEFGDASESEEEELEKNSEEGGEAEQLDGDELTIDDYDDLYCPACDKSFKSDKAMKNHEKSKKHREMVALLRQQLEEEDDALGLNLDGKEGSENENEGEEEEEEEEEKPRQKLSKKQKRKRKQQKTVPQSAPGEEDKEEPTLTTCEEEASKKSADRTEPEKQDDLSPTEGKSTGKTKGKKGGGKDKPKNVKLHTDQFPEKEVNLCCVTCNNEFPTRNKLFDHLKSSGHATALTGNASHSSMSKSKKDKKKNR; from the exons ATGAAGTGTCACTATGAGGTGTTGGGTGTGAAACGAGACGCGGGAGACGAGGATTTGAAGAAAGCTTATCGTAAATTAGCCTTGAAATGGCATCCAG ATAAAAACTTGGACAATGCAGAGGAAGCAGCGGAGCAGTTCAAGTTGATTCAGGCAGCTTATGACGTCCTGAGTGACCCACAGGAGAGAGCCTG GTATGACAATCACAGGGAGGCTTTGCTGAAAGGAGGGCTGAGTGGGGATTATGAAGATGACAGCATTGACCTGCTGCAGTACTTCACTGTCACCTGCTACTCCGGTTACGGAGATGACGAGAAG GGCTTTTACACCGTTTACAGGAATCTTTTTGAGTCCATTGTTAAGGAGGAGTTGGAGCACAGCAAGGTggaagatgaggaagaggaagaggagtttCCTCCCTTCGGAGACTCGCAGAGTGATTACGATACT GTAGTGCATGTGTTTTATGGCTACTGGCAGAGCTTCTGCACTCGTAAAAACTTTGCTTGGAAGGAGGAGTATGATACAAGGCAGGCCTCCAACCGCTGGGAGAAGAGGGCCATGGAGAAGGAGAACAAAAAGACTAGAGAAAAGGCTCGAAAGGAGCGCAACGATCTGGTGCGACAACTGGTGGCCTTTGTCCGTAAGCGCGACCGCCGCGTGCAAGCCCACAGGAAGCTGGTGGAGGAACAGAACGCCGAGAAGATTAAGAAGGTCGAGGAGCTGAGACGGCAGCAGAAGCTCAAACAAGCCAA ACTGGCAGAGGAGTACAAGGAGCAGAGCTGGGCGGCCATGTCTGAACTTGagaaggagctgcagcagatggAAGCTCAGTACGGGAAAGAGTTTGGAGATGCATCGGAAAGtgaagaggaggagctggagaagaACAGTGAAGAAGGAGGAG AAGCAGAGCAGCTGGATGGAGACGAGTTGACGATTGACGATTACGATGATCTGTACTGCCCAGCATGTGATAAATCCTTCAAGTCAGATAAAGC TATGAAAAACCATGAAAAGTCTAAAAAGCATCGGGAGATGGTGGCCTTGCTGAGGCAACAGCTGGAGGAAGAAGACGATGCACTTGGTTTGAACCTGGATGGAAAGGAGGGAAGCGAGAATGAAAATGaaggggaagaggaggaagaggaagaagaggaaaagccAAGGCAAAA gctgtccaaaaaacaaaagaggaaaagaaaacagcagaaaacgGTCCCC CAAAGTGCTCCAGGGGAGGAAGACAAGGAAGAACCAACACTGACCacctgtgaggaggaagcctcCAAGAAGTCAGCAGACCGCACAGAGCCTGAGAAGCAGGATGATCTGTCTCCCACAGAGGGCAAGAG CACTGGAAAGACAAAGGGAAAGAAGGGAGGAGGAAAAGACAAACCAAAGAATGTCAAGCTGCACACAGACCAGTTTCCTGAG AAGGAAGTAAATCTCTGCTGTGTTACCTGCAACAACGAGTTCCCCACAAGAAACAAACTGTTTGACCATCTGAAGTCCAGCGGCCACGCTACAGCCCTCACCGGAAATGCTTCTCACAGTTCCAtgagcaaaagcaaaaaagacaagaagaagaacagaTAA
- the bxdc2 gene encoding ribosome biogenesis protein BRX1 homolog has translation MATVNRKRGAQSPGDKNAKKGKIVGQGPEEIQKEITVPAPISQGKWTNKERVLIFSSRGINFRTRHLMQDLRTMMPHAKADTKMDRKDKLFVINEVCEIKNCNKCLYFEAKKKQDLYMWISNSPHGPSAKFLVQNIHTLAELKLTGNCLKGSRPLLSFDPKFDKEPHYALLKELFIQTFSTPHYHPKSQPFVDHVFTFTIADNRIWFRNYQIIEEDASLVEIGPRFVLNLMKIFQGSFGGPTLYENPDFRSPNMHRREMRLAAAAKVREKQMVKEMQKMKKTSVKEDLDKDVTADVFLTPAEEKPVDIQTEAPEPKVAKKKKQKPFKRQRLQMARR, from the exons atggcGACGGTCAACAGAAAACGTGGGGCACAGAGTCCTGGTGACAAAAATGCgaaaaagggaaaaattgtCGGCCAAGGCCCAGAGGAAATCCAAAAAGAGATAACGGTGCCAGCACCGATCTCTCAG GGCAAATGGACCAACAAGGAGAGAGTCCTGATTTTCTCCTCCAGAGGAATCAACTTCAGAACCAGACACCTAATGCAAGACCTGAGGACCATGATGCCGCATGCAAAGGCAG ATACTAAAATGGACAGAAAGGATAAGTTGTTTGTCATAAATGAG GTGTGTGAAATCAAGAACTGCAACAAATGCCTCTATTTTGAGGCCAAGAAGAAGCAGGACTTATATATGTG GATTTCAAACAGCCCCCATGGACCTTCTGCAAAATTTCTAGTCCAAAACA TCCATACACTGGCCGAACTCAAACTGACGGGAAACTGCCTCAAAGGATCCAGACCGCTGCTCTCATTTGATCCT AAATTCGACAAGGAGCCTCACTATGCTTTACTCAAAGAGCTCTTCATCCAG ACATTTTCCACTCCACACTACCATCCTAAGAGTCAGCCTTTTGTGGACCACGTCTTCACGTTCACCATCGCGGACAACAGGATATGGTTTCGAAACTACCAG ATCATTGAGGAAGATGCCTCTCTAGTGGAGATCGGGCCTCGCTTTGTTCTTAATCTCATGAAGATCTTTCAGGGGAGCTTTGGAGGACCTACACTCTATGAAAACCCAGACTTCCGTTCTCCTAACATG CACCGGAGAGAGATGCGACTGGCGGCAGCAGCCAAAGTGCGAGAGAAGCAGATGGTGAAGGAGATGCAGAAAATGAAGAAGACATCTGTGAAAGAGGATTTGGACAAGGACGTTACAGCGGATGTCTTCCTGACACCGGCTGAGGAAAAGCCCGTTGACATTCAGACGGAAGCGCCTGAACCAAAAGTggcgaagaagaagaaacaaaaacctTTCAAGAGACAAAGGCTGCAGATGGCACGCAGGTAA